A region of Rhizobium grahamii DNA encodes the following proteins:
- a CDS encoding LysR substrate-binding domain-containing protein translates to MLDLTQLRSFVAVEQMGSFTLAAERLGLGQSTVSQHIQRLESVVGRRLLARDTHKVVLTTDGEALLSHARAMLAIEAQVQSQFKGQNLRGNLRLGVSEDFVTSQLPAVLEDFVRSHPSVDLELTVALSGTLYEMQDNGEIDLVLAKRRLGDARGRLVYREPLVWLARDPDHVLSGGPLPLIAFPPPSVTRSIALEALGRSQIAWRIVCTCGSLSGLTAAARAGMGVLVQPRSMAPSGLKEIGRDRLPILEDVEFVLVPRKGADQTLVSALSEDILGKVRRLGSSA, encoded by the coding sequence ATGCTTGACCTGACACAGTTGCGCAGTTTCGTGGCCGTCGAGCAGATGGGCAGTTTCACGCTCGCCGCCGAGCGGTTGGGCCTTGGCCAATCGACCGTCAGTCAGCACATCCAGCGGCTGGAAAGCGTGGTTGGACGGCGGTTGCTGGCCCGCGATACCCACAAGGTGGTTTTGACGACGGACGGGGAAGCGCTGCTCAGCCATGCGCGGGCGATGTTGGCGATCGAAGCGCAGGTGCAGTCGCAATTCAAGGGGCAGAACCTGCGCGGCAATCTGCGGCTCGGCGTTTCGGAAGACTTCGTGACCAGCCAGCTTCCGGCGGTGCTCGAGGATTTCGTTCGCTCTCACCCATCGGTCGATCTGGAGCTGACGGTGGCGCTGTCGGGGACGCTTTACGAGATGCAGGACAATGGCGAGATCGATCTCGTGTTGGCGAAGCGCCGGCTGGGCGATGCGCGCGGCCGGCTGGTCTATCGCGAACCGCTGGTCTGGCTGGCGCGCGATCCGGATCATGTGCTGAGTGGCGGGCCTTTGCCGCTGATCGCCTTTCCGCCGCCGAGTGTGACCCGCAGCATTGCGCTCGAAGCGCTGGGGCGAAGCCAGATCGCCTGGCGGATCGTTTGCACTTGCGGCAGTCTCAGCGGGCTGACGGCGGCAGCGCGGGCGGGGATGGGTGTGCTGGTGCAGCCGCGCAGCATGGCGCCATCGGGCCTGAAGGAGATCGGACGCGACAGGCTTCCCATCCTCGAGGACGTGGAATTCGTGCTGGTGCCACGCAAGGGGGCTGATCAAACGCTGGTGTCGGCGCTGTCGGAAGATATCCTCGGCAAGGTACGTCGACTGGGGTCCAGCGCGTGA
- the hisN gene encoding histidinol-phosphatase, with translation MLPDRSFFNRLAEAAKAETLPRFRSGLDVVNKLSGGFDPVTEGDRAAEVAIRTLIEEHFPDHGILGEEHGSVGLDREFVWVIDPIDGTRAFISGVPVWGTLIGLQQNGRTIMGMIEQPFTGERYFADASGSFYKGPEGERRLQVRDCGVLSNAILFTTSPHLFAGDEMDRYREIEGQVRLFRYGTDCYAYALLAAGHVDLVIENSLKPYDVGGIIPVIEKAGGIITTWDGGRPEMGGSIIAAGSRAVYEQAVAILNR, from the coding sequence ATGCTTCCTGATCGTTCGTTTTTCAATCGCCTGGCGGAAGCAGCCAAGGCCGAGACATTGCCGCGTTTTCGTTCCGGCCTTGACGTCGTGAACAAGCTCTCCGGCGGTTTTGACCCGGTGACGGAGGGAGATCGCGCGGCCGAGGTTGCCATCCGCACACTGATCGAGGAGCACTTTCCCGATCATGGTATCCTCGGTGAGGAGCACGGCAGTGTTGGTCTCGACCGTGAATTCGTATGGGTCATCGATCCGATCGATGGTACCCGCGCCTTCATTTCAGGCGTCCCCGTGTGGGGAACGCTGATCGGCCTGCAGCAAAACGGCAGGACGATCATGGGCATGATCGAGCAGCCCTTCACGGGCGAGCGCTATTTCGCGGATGCCAGCGGTTCCTTCTACAAGGGGCCGGAAGGCGAGCGCCGCCTGCAGGTGCGCGATTGCGGCGTGCTTTCGAATGCCATCCTGTTTACCACTTCTCCGCATTTGTTTGCCGGCGACGAGATGGATCGTTATCGCGAGATCGAGGGGCAGGTGAGACTGTTCCGCTACGGAACCGACTGCTACGCCTACGCGCTGCTGGCGGCCGGCCATGTCGATCTCGTCATCGAGAACAGCCTGAAGCCTTACGACGTCGGCGGCATCATTCCCGTCATCGAGAAGGCCGGCGGGATCATCACGACCTGGGATGGCGGGCGTCCCGAGATGGGCGGTTCGATCATCGCCGCCGGTAGCCGCGCTGTCTATGAGCAGGCTGTCGCGATCCTCAATCGATAG
- a CDS encoding Hsp20 family protein, which translates to MRHVDFSPLYRSTVGFDRLFTMLDSLGQPDQGQTYPPYNIERTGENTYRITMAVAGFDETEISIESQAHALTIKGEKSEEKAEGSEFLYRGIAKRAFERRFQLADHVEVTAASLKNGLLHIDLLRSIPEAMKPRKIAIAAEPVSAPKSIEAQVTN; encoded by the coding sequence ATGCGTCACGTAGACTTCTCTCCCCTTTACCGTTCCACCGTCGGTTTCGACCGCCTCTTCACCATGCTCGACAGTCTCGGTCAGCCTGACCAGGGCCAGACCTATCCGCCTTACAACATCGAGCGTACCGGCGAGAACACCTATCGCATCACCATGGCCGTCGCCGGCTTCGATGAAACCGAGATTTCCATCGAGTCGCAGGCTCACGCTCTGACCATCAAGGGTGAGAAGAGCGAAGAAAAAGCTGAAGGTAGCGAGTTCCTCTATCGCGGCATTGCCAAGCGCGCCTTCGAACGCCGCTTCCAGCTTGCCGACCATGTCGAGGTCACCGCCGCTTCTCTGAAGAACGGTCTGCTCCACATCGACCTGCTTCGCAGCATTCCGGAAGCCATGAAGCCGCGCAAGATCGCGATTGCGGCCGAGCCGGTCAGCGCGCCGAAGTCGATCGAGGCGCAGGTCACCAACTAA
- a CDS encoding N-formylglutamate amidohydrolase, translated as MREIPEYALFEVREPQSHTIPFVYNSPHSGRIYPPEFIAQSRLQGMAIRRSEDHYVDELFGEASALGAPLLLANFPRAYLDVNREPYELDPRMFDGLLPSYANINSLRVAGGLGTIPRIVAENMEIYSRRLPVQEGLDRIEAVYKPYHAALRRLIARTHVQFGFGVLIDCHSMPGNVRVAGASVRPDVIIGDRYGTSASAELSRTAVGIFEELGFNAIRNKPYAGGFITEHYGRPSRGLHALQIEVNRSIYVDEVTLEKRADFPLIAAAITSFMRQMADYVAQFAGDSALAAE; from the coding sequence GTGCGCGAAATCCCCGAATATGCGCTTTTCGAGGTCCGGGAGCCTCAATCGCACACCATTCCCTTCGTCTATAACTCACCGCACAGCGGGCGCATCTATCCGCCGGAGTTCATTGCCCAGTCGCGTCTCCAGGGCATGGCAATCCGCCGTTCCGAAGATCATTATGTGGACGAACTGTTCGGCGAGGCGAGCGCGCTTGGCGCCCCCCTGCTGCTTGCCAATTTCCCGCGCGCCTATCTCGACGTCAACCGTGAGCCCTATGAGCTTGATCCGCGCATGTTCGACGGGCTGCTGCCGTCTTATGCGAACATCAATTCGCTCAGGGTTGCCGGCGGCCTCGGGACCATTCCGCGGATCGTTGCCGAGAACATGGAAATCTATTCGCGCCGCCTGCCGGTGCAGGAGGGGCTCGATCGCATCGAGGCGGTCTACAAGCCATATCATGCTGCACTGCGGCGACTGATTGCCCGAACGCATGTGCAGTTCGGCTTCGGCGTGCTGATCGACTGCCATTCCATGCCGGGTAATGTCCGCGTCGCCGGTGCGTCGGTGCGGCCTGATGTCATCATCGGCGATCGCTATGGGACCAGCGCATCCGCGGAGCTTTCCCGCACCGCCGTCGGCATCTTCGAGGAACTCGGCTTCAACGCGATCCGCAACAAGCCATATGCCGGCGGGTTCATCACCGAGCACTACGGGCGCCCGTCCCGCGGGCTGCATGCGCTGCAGATCGAGGTCAACCGGTCGATCTATGTCGACGAGGTGACGCTTGAGAAGCGGGCGGACTTTCCGCTCATTGCGGCTGCGATCACGTCGTTCATGCGGCAGATGGCGGATTATGTCGCCCAGTTCGCCGGCGACAGCGCGCTCGCCGCCGAATAG
- a CDS encoding right-handed parallel beta-helix repeat-containing protein, with product MPTDIWKARVARRGKDLLAPSLVAIALLGAGATAAHAETIAVSPVAKAGEGITIQQALDKAQPGDTIVLAPGTYLQDFRSVRDGQSGRPIVIKGSRSSIVSGGGQPRVIEINHSYIELRGFTVDGHFEAANTKGSYRDKLIYVIGNQPGRGPNGLRILNMDIRNAGGECVRMRYQARNNEIAYSRITSCGHADFKFKDGGKNGEGIYIGTAPEQLGQRGAPDRAVDHSDNNHIHDNTINTAGNECVDIKEGSSGNIVERNSCTGQKDKESGGFDSRGNANVFRNNTVFNVRGTGVRLGGDGPKDGLMNDVYGNTFRNVGVGLVRAQRAPQGKICGNISQNNKKVAVNDIGKALDPTGPCDGPRATADGRTKVAAQPKETASRERPEKKADKPSSGLIKDGPALSCRSAVAGCIVGRIEGDARNRIKIFDASDVDLRGHHLILATATGRDGKVIAVKSLAGKVVRVEYAGIEEKKFSGARIVEVMDQ from the coding sequence ATGCCGACGGATATCTGGAAGGCCCGCGTCGCACGTCGCGGAAAGGATCTGCTTGCCCCCTCGCTTGTTGCTATCGCCCTTCTCGGCGCGGGTGCGACGGCCGCCCATGCGGAAACGATCGCCGTATCACCTGTTGCCAAGGCCGGCGAAGGCATCACCATCCAGCAGGCTCTGGACAAAGCCCAACCCGGCGACACGATCGTGCTTGCGCCCGGCACCTATCTTCAGGACTTCCGGTCTGTCCGCGATGGCCAAAGCGGCCGACCTATCGTCATCAAAGGCAGCCGCAGCAGCATCGTCAGCGGCGGCGGGCAGCCGCGCGTCATCGAGATCAATCACAGCTACATCGAGCTGCGCGGCTTTACCGTCGACGGCCATTTCGAAGCGGCAAACACCAAGGGCAGCTATCGCGACAAGCTGATCTACGTGATCGGCAACCAGCCGGGTCGCGGTCCGAACGGGCTTAGGATCCTGAACATGGATATCCGGAACGCGGGCGGCGAATGCGTCCGGATGCGATACCAGGCGCGAAACAACGAGATCGCCTATTCCAGGATCACCTCCTGCGGCCACGCTGATTTCAAGTTCAAGGACGGCGGCAAGAATGGCGAGGGCATCTACATCGGCACCGCCCCCGAACAGCTCGGACAGCGCGGCGCCCCCGATCGCGCGGTCGATCATTCCGACAATAATCACATCCACGACAACACCATCAACACCGCCGGCAACGAGTGCGTCGACATCAAGGAAGGCTCAAGCGGCAACATTGTCGAACGCAACAGCTGCACCGGCCAGAAGGATAAGGAATCCGGCGGCTTCGATTCCCGTGGCAACGCCAACGTCTTCCGGAACAATACGGTGTTCAACGTTCGCGGCACCGGCGTGCGCCTCGGCGGCGATGGCCCGAAGGATGGCTTGATGAACGACGTCTACGGCAACACCTTCCGCAACGTCGGCGTTGGCCTCGTGCGCGCCCAAAGGGCGCCCCAGGGCAAGATCTGCGGCAACATCTCGCAGAACAACAAGAAGGTCGCCGTCAACGACATCGGCAAGGCGCTCGATCCGACCGGCCCCTGCGATGGCCCGAGAGCGACGGCGGACGGCCGCACCAAGGTCGCCGCCCAGCCGAAGGAGACGGCAAGCCGCGAGAGGCCCGAGAAGAAGGCCGACAAGCCGTCGAGTGGCTTGATCAAGGACGGCCCCGCGCTCTCCTGCCGTTCGGCTGTCGCCGGCTGCATCGTCGGCCGCATCGAAGGCGACGCACGCAACCGTATCAAGATCTTCGACGCCAGCGATGTCGATCTGCGCGGACACCACCTGATCCTGGCGACAGCCACAGGCCGCGACGGCAAGGTGATCGCGGTGAAGTCGCTTGCCGGAAAGGTAGTTCGGGTGGAATATGCCGGGATCGAGGAGAAGAAATTCTCCGGTGCCCGGATCGTCGAGGTGATGGATCAATGA
- a CDS encoding threonine aldolase family protein, whose translation MYFASDNWAGAHRSIAERLLKESDGFAAAYGASDLDRRVERRFAEIFEREVTVLFVGTGTAANSLSLASVQRPGGITFCHSEAHVIADECGAPDFFSGARLIGVPGLEGKIDPEKLKEKIAAFPQTAIQHGRATAVTITQATEAGTVYSLSEIDEIAEIARKDKLPLHMDGARFANALVSLGVSPAEMTWKRGIDMLSFGGTKNGCWCAEAIIFFNPDKATEMPFIRKRAAQLFSKSRFIAAQFDAYLENDLWLDLARHANSMSDRLRSGIKASNASRLAWPTSANEVFAVIPKSAAKTAEEEGAKFYAWPVPPATPDLVGPDETLVRLVTSFATSEADVESFLGCLAG comes from the coding sequence ATGTATTTTGCATCCGACAACTGGGCAGGCGCCCATCGTTCCATCGCCGAACGCCTGCTCAAGGAATCCGACGGCTTTGCCGCGGCCTATGGCGCAAGCGATCTCGATCGACGTGTCGAGCGGCGCTTCGCCGAAATCTTCGAGCGCGAGGTGACCGTCCTTTTCGTCGGGACCGGCACGGCGGCGAACTCGCTGTCGCTGGCAAGCGTCCAGCGTCCGGGCGGCATCACCTTCTGCCATTCGGAAGCACATGTGATTGCCGACGAATGCGGCGCTCCCGACTTCTTCAGTGGCGCCCGCCTCATCGGCGTTCCTGGCCTCGAAGGAAAGATCGATCCGGAAAAGCTCAAGGAGAAAATTGCAGCTTTCCCGCAGACGGCCATTCAGCACGGACGCGCAACGGCAGTGACGATCACCCAGGCGACGGAAGCCGGAACGGTCTACAGCCTGTCCGAGATCGACGAGATCGCCGAGATCGCAAGGAAGGACAAGCTGCCTCTTCATATGGACGGCGCTCGCTTTGCCAACGCCCTTGTCTCCCTCGGCGTCAGCCCGGCCGAGATGACGTGGAAGCGCGGCATCGACATGCTGTCCTTCGGTGGGACGAAGAACGGCTGCTGGTGCGCGGAAGCGATCATCTTCTTCAATCCGGATAAGGCGACGGAAATGCCATTCATCCGCAAGCGCGCAGCCCAGCTATTCTCGAAGTCGCGCTTCATCGCGGCCCAGTTCGACGCCTATCTCGAAAATGATCTCTGGCTCGATCTTGCCCGCCATGCGAACAGCATGTCCGATCGCCTGCGATCCGGCATCAAGGCAAGCAACGCATCTCGCCTCGCATGGCCAACCTCGGCCAATGAAGTCTTCGCCGTCATTCCGAAAAGTGCCGCGAAAACGGCAGAGGAAGAGGGCGCCAAGTTCTATGCCTGGCCGGTACCGCCGGCAACGCCCGATCTCGTCGGGCCAGACGAAACGCTGGTCCGGCTGGTCACCAGCTTTGCCACCAGCGAGGCAGATGTCGAAAGTTTCCTTGGCTGCCTCGCGGGCTGA
- a CDS encoding methyl-accepting chemotaxis protein — protein MSFLPITAGADAKAILDAVNRSQAIIEFDLTGKILNANGNFCQAMGYSLEEIVGQHHRIFVEPAEAGSADYREFWQRLGQGHFDRRQYKRIGKGGREVWIEASYNPVLRGGVPYKVVKLATDITAIKLKSAEDAGKLDAISRVQATIEFSPDGRILTANDNFLATLGYTLEEIRGQHHSMFCDPRYVASREYKQFWPSLAAGNFASDEFMRVGKGGRTVFIQASYNPIFDMNGKVCKVVKFATDVTERVRAVNELGSGLQAMAEGDLERTIDRPFTSALDKLRTDYNASIGRLRAAMRAIAENATLIAAGSEDIRIASDDLAQRTETQAACVEETSSAVTEISSTVSDSARRAADAGVLVEQTSRNAQDSAEVVRATVAAMSNIENSSSRISGIVGVIDEIAFQTNLLALNAGVEAARAGESGKGFAVVAQEVRALAQRSALAAKEIKALIADSEQFVRDGVLLVGRTGAALETIAEQVVQVRGNVSGIIDAAKEQSSNLAQINDVVLSMDQDTQRNAAMVEETAAASRRLASEAQSLFELIGQFKVGGEDEESVRWANVA, from the coding sequence GTGTCGTTCCTTCCTATCACCGCCGGCGCCGATGCGAAGGCCATTCTTGATGCGGTCAATCGTTCGCAGGCCATCATCGAATTCGACCTGACCGGCAAGATACTGAATGCGAACGGCAATTTCTGCCAGGCTATGGGCTATTCGCTCGAAGAGATCGTCGGGCAGCACCACAGGATTTTCGTCGAGCCGGCGGAAGCGGGAAGCGCTGATTACCGCGAATTCTGGCAGCGGCTGGGGCAGGGGCACTTCGACCGGCGGCAATACAAGCGGATCGGCAAGGGTGGTCGCGAGGTCTGGATCGAGGCCTCCTACAATCCGGTTCTCCGGGGTGGGGTGCCCTACAAGGTGGTGAAGCTTGCCACCGACATCACCGCGATCAAACTGAAGAGCGCCGAGGACGCCGGCAAGCTCGATGCAATCTCGCGCGTGCAGGCGACTATCGAATTCTCGCCGGATGGACGGATACTGACCGCCAATGACAACTTTCTGGCAACGCTCGGTTACACGCTGGAGGAGATCCGGGGGCAGCATCACTCGATGTTCTGCGATCCGCGCTATGTGGCGTCGCGTGAATACAAGCAGTTCTGGCCGAGCCTGGCCGCGGGCAATTTTGCTTCCGATGAGTTCATGCGGGTCGGCAAGGGCGGGAGAACGGTGTTCATCCAGGCCTCCTACAATCCGATCTTCGACATGAACGGCAAGGTCTGTAAGGTCGTGAAGTTCGCGACCGACGTGACCGAGCGGGTGAGGGCCGTCAACGAGCTCGGTAGCGGCCTGCAGGCGATGGCCGAAGGCGACCTCGAGCGGACGATCGACCGACCGTTCACGTCAGCTCTCGACAAGCTCCGGACGGATTACAATGCATCGATCGGACGCCTTCGCGCCGCGATGCGCGCGATCGCTGAGAACGCGACGCTGATTGCGGCCGGATCCGAGGATATCCGCATCGCCTCCGACGATCTTGCGCAGCGCACCGAGACCCAGGCTGCCTGCGTCGAGGAGACGTCGTCGGCGGTGACGGAAATTTCCTCGACGGTCTCTGACTCCGCCCGCCGCGCAGCCGATGCGGGCGTGCTTGTCGAGCAGACGTCGCGGAACGCGCAGGACTCGGCCGAGGTCGTTCGTGCGACCGTTGCGGCGATGTCGAACATCGAGAACTCCTCGTCGCGTATTTCGGGCATCGTCGGCGTCATCGACGAGATTGCCTTCCAGACCAACCTGCTCGCCTTGAATGCCGGCGTCGAAGCCGCGCGGGCCGGCGAATCCGGCAAGGGCTTTGCCGTCGTGGCGCAGGAGGTTCGTGCGCTGGCACAGCGTTCGGCGCTGGCCGCCAAGGAGATAAAGGCGCTGATTGCCGATTCCGAACAGTTCGTCCGCGATGGCGTTCTGCTGGTCGGCCGCACGGGGGCGGCCCTGGAGACGATCGCGGAGCAGGTCGTGCAGGTCCGCGGCAACGTCTCCGGCATCATCGATGCGGCGAAGGAGCAATCATCGAACCTTGCCCAGATCAACGACGTCGTGCTGTCGATGGATCAGGACACGCAGCGAAACGCGGCGATGGTCGAGGAAACGGCTGCCGCGAGCCGGCGACTGGCGTCAGAGGCGCAGTCGCTCTTCGAGCTTATTGGGCAATTCAAGGTCGGTGGCGAGGACGAAGAGAGCGTCCGCTGGGCGAACGTCGCCTGA
- a CDS encoding alpha/beta fold hydrolase encodes MDQVLYSTPDNPAPENRTEGFFETHDGLKLRYAVFRSSTPVAKGTVVLLHGRNEYIEKYFETIRDLTAKGLWVATFDLRGQGASQRLLKKAHLGHVRRFVDYEHDLDTFLEKIVLPDTRLPFYILAHSTGALVALSAAPFLSTRIDRMVLTAPFIGLSGQAASPGTIRRLATLACSLGFGSFPLTRKIKESPFRDNPLTSDEVRFERNAAIAAAHPELVLGPPTARWLLEAFNTIDRVTSPNHLFSITIPTVVIAPTRDAIVPYIAQERLSRYFRAGQLVPINGARHEVLHERDVYRQAALAAFHAFIPGSDAEETEDVEGFGT; translated from the coding sequence ATGGACCAGGTCCTTTATTCGACACCCGACAATCCGGCTCCCGAGAACCGCACCGAGGGTTTCTTCGAGACCCACGACGGATTAAAGCTGCGCTACGCCGTTTTCCGTTCCAGCACGCCGGTTGCCAAGGGAACGGTGGTGCTACTGCACGGGCGTAACGAATATATCGAGAAGTATTTCGAGACGATCCGCGATCTGACGGCCAAGGGTCTCTGGGTCGCCACCTTCGACCTGCGCGGTCAGGGCGCTTCACAACGGCTGCTGAAGAAAGCCCATCTCGGGCATGTCAGGCGCTTCGTCGATTACGAGCATGATCTGGATACCTTCCTCGAGAAGATCGTCCTGCCCGATACCCGCCTGCCCTTCTACATCCTCGCCCATTCGACCGGTGCGCTGGTGGCGCTTTCGGCAGCGCCCTTCCTGTCGACGCGTATCGACCGAATGGTGCTGACGGCGCCTTTCATCGGCCTTTCAGGACAGGCCGCCTCGCCGGGCACGATCCGGCGCCTGGCGACGCTCGCCTGCTCGCTCGGCTTCGGTTCTTTTCCGCTCACACGGAAAATCAAGGAATCGCCGTTTCGGGACAATCCGCTGACGTCCGACGAGGTCCGCTTCGAGCGAAACGCCGCGATCGCCGCAGCCCATCCGGAACTCGTGCTGGGCCCGCCGACCGCGCGCTGGCTGCTCGAAGCCTTCAACACGATCGATCGGGTGACGTCACCCAACCACCTGTTCTCGATTACCATCCCTACGGTTGTGATCGCGCCGACGCGCGATGCGATCGTCCCCTATATCGCCCAGGAACGGCTGTCGCGTTACTTCCGCGCGGGCCAGCTGGTGCCGATCAACGGCGCGCGTCATGAGGTGCTGCACGAGCGCGACGTCTATCGACAGGCTGCACTTGCCGCATTCCACGCCTTCATTCCCGGCAGCGATGCCGAAGAGACGGAAGACGTGGAAGGCTTCGGCACCTGA
- a CDS encoding GNAT family N-acetyltransferase, whose protein sequence is MEIRPEQPNDTAAIREITKAAFAPMAYSSQTEAEIVDALRRADVLTISLVAVDDGSIVGHVAFSPVTIDGREMGWYGLGPVSVRPDRQKEGIGGKLIRHGLSQLKKMGAMGCVVLGDPGYYQRFGFENDDALIFEGVPAEYFMRLRFGGPLPAGKVNYHDGFNAT, encoded by the coding sequence ATGGAAATCCGCCCCGAACAGCCGAATGACACCGCCGCGATCCGCGAGATCACAAAGGCGGCCTTCGCGCCGATGGCGTACAGCAGTCAGACAGAGGCGGAAATCGTCGACGCTCTGCGCAGGGCGGATGTCCTGACAATCTCGCTCGTCGCAGTCGACGATGGCAGCATCGTCGGACACGTCGCCTTCTCGCCCGTCACGATCGATGGCCGAGAAATGGGCTGGTATGGCCTTGGCCCGGTCTCCGTCCGGCCCGACCGCCAGAAGGAGGGCATCGGCGGAAAGCTCATTCGGCATGGCCTGTCGCAGCTGAAGAAGATGGGTGCAATGGGCTGTGTCGTTCTCGGCGATCCCGGCTACTACCAGCGCTTCGGCTTCGAGAACGACGATGCCTTGATCTTCGAGGGCGTGCCTGCGGAGTATTTCATGCGGCTAAGGTTCGGCGGTCCTCTGCCGGCTGGAAAGGTCAATTACCACGACGGCTTCAACGCCACCTAG
- a CDS encoding bile acid:sodium symporter family protein: MRRFLPDTFTILLVCTVIIASILPAQGTFAGYFGIATNLAVALLFFLHGARLSRDVVIAGLLHWRLHLAILLTTFGLFPILGLGLGFVPDWILPKPLYLGILYLCVLPSTVQSSIAFTSIAGGNVPAAICSASASNIFGMFLTPLLVGLLFSVGGHGGFSWDVLGQILLQLLLPFIVGQALQPWIGKWIRSKKTLLMPVDRGSILMVVYLAFSKAVVEGLWHTFSIGDIAAVIIADMVLLALVLCFTMFGSRLLGFDKADEITITFCGSKKSLASGAPMASVIFAGQSVGAIVLPLMLFHQIQLMVCAVIAQKYATKHAHRITEEEGEEATSPA; encoded by the coding sequence ATGCGCCGCTTTTTGCCCGATACGTTCACGATCCTTCTGGTCTGCACTGTCATCATAGCCTCGATCCTGCCCGCTCAAGGCACGTTCGCAGGCTATTTCGGCATAGCGACGAACCTCGCTGTTGCCCTCCTTTTCTTCCTGCACGGCGCGCGCCTGTCGCGTGATGTCGTGATTGCCGGCCTGCTGCACTGGCGGCTGCATCTCGCCATCCTGCTGACGACCTTCGGGCTTTTCCCCATCCTCGGCCTCGGCCTCGGTTTCGTGCCGGACTGGATCCTGCCGAAGCCGCTTTATCTCGGCATCCTCTATCTCTGCGTTCTGCCCTCGACGGTGCAGTCATCGATCGCCTTTACGTCGATCGCGGGCGGCAACGTACCAGCCGCCATCTGCTCCGCATCGGCATCGAACATCTTCGGCATGTTCCTGACGCCGCTGCTCGTCGGACTGCTCTTCTCGGTCGGCGGTCATGGCGGCTTTTCCTGGGACGTGCTCGGCCAGATCCTCCTGCAACTGCTACTGCCCTTCATTGTCGGCCAGGCACTGCAGCCATGGATCGGCAAGTGGATCCGCTCGAAGAAGACGCTGCTGATGCCCGTCGACCGCGGCTCGATCCTGATGGTCGTCTATCTTGCCTTCAGCAAGGCAGTCGTCGAGGGGCTTTGGCACACCTTCTCGATCGGCGACATCGCAGCAGTCATCATCGCCGACATGGTTTTGCTTGCGCTCGTCCTCTGCTTCACGATGTTTGGCAGCCGTCTCCTCGGTTTCGACAAGGCTGATGAGATCACCATCACCTTCTGCGGCTCGAAGAAGAGCCTGGCGAGCGGCGCACCGATGGCAAGCGTCATCTTTGCCGGCCAGTCGGTCGGCGCAATCGTCCTGCCACTGATGCTGTTTCACCAGATCCAGCTGATGGTCTGCGCCGTGATCGCCCAGAAATATGCAACGAAGCACGCTCATCGCATCACCGAAGAGGAAGGCGAGGAAGCGACAAGCCCGGCCTGA